The window ATTACCCAGTTCTGTTACAACTCTTCGGCTAATTTTGAGACAATATTGTTTGAAAATGAAAGAGTTTTCAAAACATTAATGAATAGACATAGTAATAATTACTGGAAGATGAAAGTAATTCCAatttcaagaaagaaaataagtGCTTGGCAGATACATGGAACTTTCAAGCCAATGACTTCAAATTTAattgatatatttattatttattggaatgtaaatttattatttagtaCAAATTTATTATATGAGTAGTATTTAGATGAGGGGTAAAAATGTCGTCTAATTTTTTTATGAATATTTTAGTAAATCAACTTTACAACTTAGAGTCTTCCCATTTTTAGTATAGtaaatataataatatagattagtcaaacacaaaatGTTTCTCACTAAAAAttcttttttgaaaagtacttttgaaaataaCACatatcaaaataagctgattttaaaaGTTTAGACAAACTGCATCAAACTCCAGCTCCAGTTCTCTCCTGTATTTTGCAGAATCATCAGCAAAGAACATCACATCACTTTTCTCTAGCTTATTGTTTGCCCACATCTTTATCACAAATGCATCATTCGCATCTTGAAAATCGAGAAGCAACAGCCTACAGATGATATTACTCAGTATTGCAAGTTAATTGAAAATACTGTGGCAATATAGATAACACGGGAAGGAGGCAAAAATTTATCGGGTACACCCGAGTGTGACATTTCCAGCAGCAAGGCTGTGCACTGACAATTCTGAATATCAGTGATAAATGAAGGTAGCATCAATATTATCGAAAGTTCCTCCTTTGCATCTAATATATGGCATACTCTTTTTAGGATATTCCACATTTTTAGGATATTATTTCGAAATATTTGGGTGTACACATGTATTAACATGTTTCCACCTCAACCTTGGACCAATTTGTTACATTGCGGATTTAATTGCCTCCAACACACAGTGGAGCAAGTAATCCGAGCAGCAAGAAGTTTTTTATTACTATATTAAAGCATTCTTCATACAAACTGTGATATTGTGGAACAGAACCGAGTACTTATATTTCAATAATATTATTGGCATACATTCCAGACGCTCGGTAAATACAGCCAAAAACACACGGAAGGCAGTGGTGAACCTTAAAGAGCCTTGAGGATTTCATCAGCACCGGAGACAGTGAACTCCCCTCCAGATTCAATGTTAGCCGCCTTCACCTTGAGGTCCTCAACCAAAAGAGCATACCTTCGAGATCGAACACCAAGCCCCTTTTCAGACAGGTCTAGCTCAAGCCCGAGAGCATGAGTGTATTTTCCAGCTCCGTCGGCAAGGAATTTTACATGTTTGTTATCCGGGTATGTTTTTGCCCAGGCCCTCATCACAAAGGGGTCATTAACTGCAGCAGGAAGCAAACATGTAACAACTTCCATAACAATAAACCAAGCATAATAGAGAAACAGATGCACATGAAGGTCAGCAGAGATGACTATCGTGCTGCATTCTTTCTAATGGGTGCTTTAGTTATATTCTGTTCACCAGAAGAAATCATTGGCTCTTAGCAGAGGCTAATAAACCTGCTACCACTtagttttatgtttaaaaatttGCAATCCACCTCTTTTCCCTATTAGTTTCCACCTGTTGAACGTCAGCTTGAACCAGCAGCAAGAAAGCGCCACTCTGCCATATTATTCAGACACCACAACATGGATAAAATATAATCACTGGAAAAAGTGGTACTTGCACTAAAGATATGATCAATTTTTGCTGATAACGATGCACTCACATACCAAGACCTGCTAATCTTACTGTCCTAATTGGCCCATTTTTTATCTCCACAAGCCAGTTCAGTGATCCTGATATTTGCTGGCTATCTATACCTACACTCTTTACCCCTCGTTACTTATGGATTGAGGACAATTATCAGCTGAGAACAAAATAAACTGTGAGAACAAAATTGTCCCTACTTCTGAACCTTCTAATGAATTGTGATTTTCTTCCTTTAAATTATGCAAAAAATGAAGCGTGGAAATTTGGTAGAACTCCATATTAAGATCAGGTAAAAGGAAAAAGGTGAGAAGAGAAGAAGCATGATGTTGGCACAGCAGGCAAGGACGCGAGGGCAGTTTTGTAACTTATGAAAGTCAAGTACATGAACAGATCACCTAAGAATTGAGAAGCTACTATTAGATCTGCAGTGATTTTGCATAGTTTTGCAATCAAATCCGACACCAACCATGTGAAGCTCCAATATGCTTCAGCAGGAAAAGGGGTGACAACCTAGTTACAAGGATCGTCCACCTTCAACCATTAGGTTGGGTGTTCAGGTCTAAAAGTAGGAAAAGCCACTGTTGGGTTCCTTAGAATGCAGAATTGCGGATTTAGGGCTAGGGGGGTTACATTGACCCCATAAGACAAAAAAAATGTTCGAGCACCCTGAGAGGGATAAAAATATCACAAGCTGTCATAGTAAATGAAGGATAAGGAAGAAAAGCCATGAGAAAAAACATTTTCATTCGATTGTACCTATGACAGTTTTCCTATAGGTGATTGGATGTACCCTTTTCCTTACAAACAAAAGGGTTTTTCAAAGGATTGGGAGAATTAGCGAGGTTTCATTTTATCTTTAAAATTGTTGGAGAACTAAAATATACAAATATGTTCCATGTCAAATAGCTTAAACTTTTAAATGAGCTAATTCACACAATTCAATACAATGCTAGAGTAGACCGAGGTTCTGTGATATCAAGTCCATCCATAAGCTAAAAATATTTCACGAGCTTGGCCATGAAAAGATTTAGACCCACACATGAGGGACACCTTGCATGTTTATATAAGAAACAAACAAAAGTATCCCATTTCTATCtgtttaaattaaattttagatGAGGTGATTTATACAATTCAGAAAATTTTATACCAAATGGTTCTGGTTAGtcttattttaagtaattttgaaacTCCACCACAATATTCAACTTTAATTATCTTTTGAGATTTCATATTGTGGACTCCAACTAATTTAAGATTGAAGAGATTGATTGTATTTTCCCTATAATCACGTGAATATTCCCAAAAGATATTTAAGTTTTCTGCAAAAGAACCAAAAACTCAAACTATAAGGGGGTTCTATAGCTAAGTGACTTTTGTGTTCTTGAAGTTACATGTTCTCTACTACACAATAAGAGTAAGTAAGCTAGCAGGAGGCACATGCAAGCTTGCCTACTGGACTTTTATGAAATTTTGTATTTCTCAACTTTAATGCTTTCACTTCCGGTTAACATGAATTATCAAGGCTGTTTGTTAAATAAATATGTGGGGGCTAGAGATCAATACTAACTCCATTATCTTTTCGGTCCACCAAATGCCCTCTAAAGTTAAAAGTAAGAAATAACCTTGATAATTTTTAACTACATGCCACGTGGTATCAATATCAATACTAATTAGCACAGACAACTTCCGATGAAGTTTTTGAAGCATgggttttcatttttttttttttttcctttacatAGTTTTAAGAGTAATGTTTTAcattagagattccagagtgatTAATAAACAAATAGCAAAACATAAACCTCAAAAAGGTCAAATAAGATAGCACTTTCTAAATGCATGAGACACTATATGACATTCATTGTAAGAATTTGAGTGTTTGCAGATAGATACATGTCAACTTAAAAGTGTGCAAATATTTGTCTTTGTAAGATTTGTGTTTTGTGATTTTGTTAATTGATCACTCTGTTATCTTTAATGTAAAACATTACTCTTAAAATttcgtaaaaaaaataaaatagaagtaTCTTCTTCAAGAACTTCATTGGAAGTTGCCTGTGCTACTCAGTATTACCACTGATAACAAATGGCATGTAGTTGAAGGATTTTTCTTACATTTAATTTCGAGGATATTTGGTGGACGGAAAGAGAATTGGCTTACAAATTTATGGACCCACAACTCCCACATGTCAACTTAACAAAAAGCCTCAATAGTTCATGCTAACCAGAAGCGGAAGTATTAAAGTAAAAAATGCAAAATAGCAAAAAAGCCCCAATCGGCATGCTAGCATGTTGACTTCATGATAGCTTACTCCTTATTATATAGTAGAATTAAAAATAAGACCAAAACAGAATATTAACTATTACTCCCTTTGTCCCAACTTATGTGTTATCATTCAAATTTTGAGACATTCTTTCAATGCAATTTTTTCAGGTGTCTTATAAAtaatttgaattgttaattattgtgaATTTCAATGCTTTATACATAGTTTTCAAGGAACTTTGACTAAAGACAGAACACACTAATTAGACCACGAATTACAAATGTTTGGAAAAGTTCTATTGCTATTTCACGAGGCAATCCACGTCGATGTAATGAAAGTGAAGGACCTACGACAATGACAGAACGTCCTGAATAATCGACTCGTTTGCCAAGCAGTCTCACGAAATCTTCCCTCTTTGCcttcaattacatcagaaaatGACTTGTAAACTTTATTATGACCGTCCCTTATTGGTTTGCCAAGCAGAGTCTCACGAAATCTTCCCATTTTGCcttcaattacatcagaaaatGACTTGTAAACTTTATTATGACTGTCCCTTATTGGTTGTCCCCGGATTCCATTATCAAGTAGTGTATCCACGACTTCTTGTACTAATTTCTCCTGACACATTACTAATTCTTCTGGCGTAGATCTACTTGTTGTTAATAGATCAGTAAGGGTATTGTTCCGATAGATAACTCTTCTATAGAGTTCATTAATATCTGAGCTCATTAGTTTACCCCCATCTATCTGAATGATCGGTCTCAACTCAGGAGGAAGAACTGGTAATAGACACAAAACCATCCATTCTGGCTCTATATTTGTTCGAATAAAATGCTTAGCCAATTCCACGCGTCTAACCAAAAAGTCCTTTCTTCTTCCAACTTTTCGATCTTCCCATTCATTCCCTGTGTGCCCTTCTTCccccaattcttcccgatctagATTTACGAAAGCATAGAGGAGTAGCGGAGATGTGAGTGGTATGTGGACCGCGACTACGAATTACATTAGGGAGGCTGCTGGAGAGGTATTAGGGGGTCTCGAAGGGCTCCTCTAGTGGCCGCAAAGGGGATTGATGGTGGATTACTGAGGTTCAAGGCAAAATAGAAGCCAAGAAAGCGGCATATCTGAAGCTTCTAGAGAGCGTGGACTAGGAGGTGAAGAGGACGAACAAGGAGGGGTATAAGATAGCTAAGAAGGAAGCAAAGTTAGCAGTTACTGCAACCAAGACGGCCGCGTTTGAACACCTATATAAAGAACTTGGAGGCAAAGGAAGGGATAAAAAGTTGTACAGGCTAGCCAAGGTGCAAGAAAGGAAAACCCGTGACCTGGACCAAGTGTagtgcatcaaggacgaggaaggcagagttttgttggatgaggcACGTATTCGACaaagatggcagacttacttccATAAACGTTTGAACAAAGAGGGGGATAGGAGCATTGAGCTAAGGGACTTGTAGGGGTATAAGAGTCTAGGAGATTGAAAGGGCTATGTGTCAGATGAGCAAGGGGGAGAGCAACCGGTCCAAACGAGATCTCGGTGAAATTTTGGAAGAGCGTGGGTAGGGCGGGCTTGGAGTGGCTTACTGGGTTATTTACCGTCATTTTTAGGATGAAGAAAATGGCCGAAAAATGGAGATGGAGTAGGATGGTCTcgctgtataagaacaaaggtgatatccaaagTTGCAACAACTACCGGGGCAGCAAGTTACTAAGCCAtaccagtgttatcaaaggcgaaaagcgcaaaaaagctctaaggtctattggggctttaagcgcaaagcgcaaataaagcgtgggATTTAATGAAAAAAGGGGCAAcgggagaaaaagtaaaaaaaaagaatatatatatatatatatatgtagtccAAGAccaataattataagcatgaataacacacatatagaaaaaaaaattgaaaaataattacaataaaaTGAAATATCAGTTGTTTAGTGTCACCTTTTCAAGATTACACTCATCGGCAAGAAAAAGTATGCTTTAGAACcaaagcgaggcgaagcgctcaacatgttttgagcctcgcttcagggcttaagtgcgctttaagcgcgcctttgacaacacggagccatactatgaaagcttgggagagagtggtagagctgAGGTTGAGGAGGATTGTGACTATTTCTGAAAATCAGTTCGGATTTATGCCGGGACGTTCAACTACGAAAGCTATTCATCTTGTTAGGAGGCTGATGGAGCAGGATAGGGAAAGGAAGAGGGATTTACATATGGTATTCATCGACTTAGAGAACGCTTACGATAAAGTACCAAGGGAGGTTCGGTGGAGatatttggaggctagaggtgttcTTGTTGCATATATTAGGGCTATTAAGACATGTATAATGGAGCTAAGACCCGAGTGAGGACCGTGGGAGGGGACTCGGAACACTTCCCAGTTATGATGGGGTTACACCAGGGGTCAACCCTCAGTCCATTTCTTTTTGCCTTAGCGATCGACGCATTGACGCACCACATACAAGGGGAGGTGTCATGGTACATGTTATTTGCTGATTGATGAGATGTGAggcggtgttaacgagaggttagaggtttgaagacagaccctggagtctaaaggtttcaagttgaacaggaccaagatagaatacttggagtgtaagttcagtggtgcAACTCAGGTAGTGGACGAAGacgtgaggcttgattcgcaaGTCATGCCTAGGAGAGAGAGTTTTAaataccttgggtcagttatacAAGAGAATGGAGAGATCGACGAGAATattacacatcgtattggggcggggtggatgaaatggagactcgcttccggtgttttttgtgataagaatgtgccaccaaaacttaaaggtaagttttacAGAGCGGTAgtcagaccgactatgttgtatggggcgaAGTGTTGGCCAGTCATGAACTCCcatgtccaaaagatgaaggtggctaaaatgagaatgttgagatggatgtgcgaaCATACCAGGTTAGATAGAATTAGAAATAAAGTTATTAGGAaaaaggtgggcgtggcccctgTGGAGAACAAGATGCGGGaggcgagacttagatggttcgggcatgtgaagaggagaggcacagatgcaccggtgaggaggcgTGAGAGGTTGGCCCTGGAGGGCTTAAGGAGAGGTAGAGGCAGGCCGAATAAGTATTGGgaaggtgattaggcaagatatggCATTGCTCCAGCTTACTGAAGACATGACCATGGATAGTAGGAAGGTGTGGATGTTGAAAATTAAGGTAGAGGGTTAGGACAGGTAGCCGAGCATTGTCCTTGTCGGTAACAGTAGCTTTATTACGTGATTTAGTATTCTCGTATCCCTTGACTTCTGTGATTACTTGTTATCGCTTTCGTGTCGGCTTTCTGATTGCAGTACCAAATGtatttagttttgtatttttgtttcggTTTTCTAATTGGTATGCTTGTTGTTGCCGCCCTTCCTTTTACCTATCCTAAACCGAGGGTCTTCCGGAAACAGCCTCCCTGCCTTCTTGAAGGTAGGAGTAAGgtgtgcgtacacactaccctcctcaaacaccacttgtgggattacactgggttttttgttgttgttgttacgtAATTTTCAAatgtataaattttatttcaaaaaagttaaaaaatttatGTCCATATTCACGTTCAAAGTCAAAAAGTTGACTCTCGAAATCCGAACGGTGCTACGTAAATTAGGACAGAGGGAGTATAAACAAGCAACTAAACGTATTCAATACCACAATAAAATACTATTTTCAACGTAGCATACTTAGTCTTCCATTTAAGGTATTATCCTttatattttttcctaatttgcaTTTCATCATTTTTCTCCATGTACCACTAAATTAATCCATTCTaagtaaaaattataaaattattttggtCAATAAAATACTTTTTGTTTGGCATGAAAACGTGGAGCCAAGGGATTCTATGGTACTACTAGAacagtttaatatttaaacaTTAAATACAACCTATTTGAACTCAAAATGGTTGTAGAATTGAACTTGCTGTACTTGACAATTTCTAGCAATTTCTAACAGTTCTGGGCAACAGCACATTGGGTCCTGGCAATGGAAGCACATTTGGAAGGTGAAAATTCCATTTAAAGTGGCATGTTTCTGCTGGCTTGTGGTCAAAGAGGTTATTCTAACACATGATTGTCTAGTGAAGAGTTCTCTAAATGTTATTTGTGTGAAAAAGAGGTTGATACAAACAACTACCTGTTTCTGCACTGCAAAGTAACCAACAACTTGTGGATTGAATTGGACAATTCCCTAGACAACTAGGGAAGTGCCAGCATGTTGGAATGATCCAGGAATTATACTGAGGCAGAGAGATGGTGGACCAAGATTCCAGCATGTATTTGGTGGATAATATGGAAGGAAAGAAACTCAATATGCTTTGAAGATAGAGCAAATTCTGAGCAATATATTTTTGTTTCACTTTTGGTGTAAAGGAGCCcttgtttttgttctttttgtgggGTCTTGTAACTATGTTTTACTCTTAGCACAATTTTTGTGCTAAAAACTACTTTATCTTTATTATAAAATTtgttaccttctcaaaaaaaaatctCGAcataggaggaggaggaagaagaagggaAGAACGTGAGTCTATACCAGTATACCTATaagatttttttaaaagtaaacaaaattaaaataccAGTTCAAAAAAGGATACCGGATGAAATATTCTGAACTAACAATACACCTAAAAACTTTATAATTACAGTTGGGGCCTGTGCTGGATACACTGAAATTTTCTGAACAAAGACACAATTTTGGTAATAACAGTAAAGACGAGTTTGCAAGCATAGAAACAAGTATGGATttcaagaaagaataaaaaatttgaaacttatggtccaaagaaagaaaTGGACATTTGTTTGGATATAAATAATCTAATTAAGGATAAAAAGAGAATTTTAAAGTTaaagttatttttaaatatagaatGGTTTCCTTCTTGTGTCACGTAAATTGAAACAAAGTCAGTACAAATCATAGAAAGACCAAAGAAATCCTCTTGGTGAAGcaaaatcaaagaaataaaacTCTACATCACAGATGATAATTGAGGAGAAGAAACATACCGCTAATGCAGAGAATTTCGTCCACGCCTTTAGATTTCAACTCGTCAGCCTGTTCAATAAACCCAGGCACATGCTTCGTGCTGCATATATAAACATTTCACATTCCAAATATCAGACTATTTTTCTCGAAAGTTCCATTCTTCCATTAGAAATtccaaacaaaatgaagaaatgaaaatagGACCTGCAAGTGGGAGTGAAAGCTCCGGGAACGGCGAAGAGAATGACCTTCTTGCCCTGAGCAAGTGAGTGTACGGAAACGCTCTGCATCTGATCTTGCTCGTCGAAGTAAGATACAGTTCCATCGGGGATGATGTCACCAACGGCGATCGCTGCCATTTTTGTATTATAGCTTTCTCAATTTTCTCCGGCGACAATTGGACTGTTGACCTAGTGAGGCAAGAATTATATTTATTAGGTGGAtttaataaaagttttgaagtCCGCAAAAAGTTATGGGAGAACAGAGTAGGACACCCGACATCTTTTGAGCTAACACGTGTATGGCTGACACAAATTATATTAAATTATGAttttgagttatttgaattatgcgTAAATAACTTTAAATATAAATCTTttagataaaaattatatataattattaaaattaattaaaaagcagaagatgaaattatttttcaaatctcgCAGTGGataatatatattctttttttatattaataACAATTTAATCCATTAATTTTAGTACTTGCCTTTCGTTTTCGCTATAAATATCAAACAATATTGAACATTTCATGTTGTGTTCTATTTTGTTAGAGCAGATTCGATCATATTATATTAATAAAATTCTTGTTACCACTTTATTTTTCGTCAAATATGtctattcttctatatttttacacaattttttttctttttatttttttgcttatagttattgtattattcaTTACTTATTACCCTTTTAATAATCAACGATAAATATTTGTATTATTCATTACTTATTACCCTTTTAATAATCAAcgataaatataatttttaatacttacaatttagtatatttttatgcATATATCCTCTTACTCGGAattcttttattatttaaatctatcaataacattattaattattttatttatttatttttaaattaattcaaaCTGTAAATATCCTCACACTAGCTTTATTTTCCTCTATATGCATTCACTTCCCTACTATGAAATAGTAATTAATTTTTACATTAATGTTTTACTtataatcaaaataatatcatattttaattttaattttaattttgaattggtctaaaatattaatacataagttatttgattattatGTTTCAAATATATTAAgttatattataattattattttttatgacaTGCAATTAAACTTTTTTTGCTTTGAGTTTTAAGGTACAATTTGACTTTTTGCTAGTAAAATTAACGAGattagtattttaaaatttttaatttattatcaaattttatttttctttatctagTAAGCTTCAATTTCGTGGTTCTCCATAGTTTGAGCGTTCTCAtcataattttaaaaactttCTAATCTCAAGTTCAAGTAGTCTTCCCTTCCATTTCTAATACtggatttttaattatttttcctaattttagtATTACCTTATCTAATATATTATATTACCACATTTTCATATGGATCTTTTATTGATTTGTcacattatttaatattattatccATTACTATTCATTAAtattataacgacccgatcggttgttttgagctctaacgcattgtttggcggtttgaggtcttgagtagtttcacttcatgtttttacgacttgtacgtgtggtcaaaatttaatttcgggaagttcagagttgattcggatagaaaattctaatttcgaaagatttaagttggaagaattgactaaggtttgacttttgaataaatgacctcggaatcgggatttgaaggttccaataggttcgtatgatgatttcggacttgggcgtatattcgggttgagtatcgggtcgcccAGGAGTATTTTGGCGcttattgtgaaaagttggcattttaaaggttttagaatttcctaagtttggtttgaggtagactttggtgttatcgatgtctgtttgaggccccgagccttggaatagtttcgttatatcatttattactcgtgtgcgaaatttgaagtcattccagattgatttgatacgtttcggcacaagatataaaatttggaaatttggaaatttataagttcgattcgaggcgcgattcgtaatttcgacgttgtttgatgtggtttgaggtctcgaataagttcgtatcgcattttgggacgtgttggtatatttggttaaggtcccgagggcctcgggggagattccggatgattaacggatcgatttttggacttaagaagatgctggaatttttctgttgTTGGTGCGATTGCTTCTGCGGAAgcttgatcgcagaagcgaccatgCAGAAGCGAGGGACTGATCATAGAAGCGGCTGGATAGGGGTTGggtagaggtcgcaggtgcgaagcattttccgcacctgtgtgatcgcagatgcggaggaaaGACACGCAGGAATCACGCAGGTGCGGAGGAAAGACACGTAGGAGCGGAAGTTGGGCTGATGGAGAAGGTCGCAGAAACGCATGCGCAGAGGCGCATTTCCAGCATGCAGAAGTGAAAATGGCCCAGGTGAGGGATGTTC is drawn from Nicotiana tabacum cultivar K326 chromosome 9, ASM71507v2, whole genome shotgun sequence and contains these coding sequences:
- the LOC107830577 gene encoding peroxiredoxin-2B, whose protein sequence is MAAIAVGDIIPDGTVSYFDEQDQMQSVSVHSLAQGKKVILFAVPGAFTPTCSTKHVPGFIEQADELKSKGVDEILCISVNDPFVMRAWAKTYPDNKHVKFLADGAGKYTHALGLELDLSEKGLGVRSRRYALLVEDLKVKAANIESGGEFTVSGADEILKAL